The bacterium genome contains a region encoding:
- the serS gene encoding serine--tRNA ligase, with protein sequence MLDIKFIRENVDLVKEVVNNKQLDPTVVDKALELDEKKRKLIGEVENLRSLKNKYALEKNIEKGKETKTKLQELEPKLSKISQEFLESLYNIPNVVSKDSPVGKDETENVVIRKWGEPRKFEFNPKDHMELGTSLKIIDTETASKVSGARFNYLKGDAVLLQNALHQFAMEVLLKKGFIPVVPPLMLKTEVMKKMSRHDPLEERYYLKEDDTMLIGSAEHTLGPMHMDQTLNEKDLPLRYFAFTPAFRREAGSYGKDTKGILRQHQFDKLEMESFSTPEDGLKEQDFFVSIQEEFMQALDIPYQVIQICTGDMGGPDFRQIDIESWIPSQDRYRETHTSDYMTDYQSRRLNTKVRTKEGTEYVHMNDATAFAIGRTIIAILENYQNEDGSVNIPKVLQKWVGKKKIGME encoded by the coding sequence ATGCTAGACATTAAATTTATTAGAGAAAATGTTGATTTGGTCAAAGAAGTTGTAAATAACAAACAACTTGATCCAACTGTTGTTGATAAAGCTTTAGAATTAGATGAAAAAAAGAGAAAATTAATAGGTGAGGTTGAAAACTTAAGAAGCTTAAAAAATAAATATGCTTTAGAAAAAAATATAGAAAAAGGAAAAGAAACAAAAACAAAACTACAAGAATTAGAACCAAAATTATCAAAAATAAGTCAAGAGTTTTTAGAAAGCTTATATAATATTCCAAATGTTGTTTCAAAAGATTCCCCAGTAGGTAAGGATGAAACAGAAAATGTAGTAATCAGAAAATGGGGAGAACCACGAAAATTTGAATTTAATCCCAAAGACCATATGGAGCTTGGTACAAGTTTAAAAATAATTGACACTGAAACTGCAAGTAAAGTATCTGGCGCAAGATTTAATTATTTAAAGGGAGATGCCGTTTTGTTGCAAAACGCTTTGCATCAGTTTGCAATGGAAGTGTTACTTAAAAAAGGTTTTATCCCCGTTGTTCCCCCTCTTATGTTAAAAACGGAGGTCATGAAGAAAATGTCAAGACATGATCCTCTAGAAGAAAGATACTACCTAAAAGAAGACGACACAATGCTTATTGGTAGTGCAGAACATACTTTAGGTCCGATGCATATGGATCAAACTTTAAATGAAAAGGATTTACCACTTAGATATTTTGCCTTCACCCCTGCATTTAGAAGAGAAGCAGGTTCATATGGTAAAGACACAAAGGGAATTTTAAGACAACACCAATTTGATAAACTGGAAATGGAATCTTTTTCCACTCCTGAAGATGGCTTAAAAGAACAAGACTTTTTTGTTTCTATTCAAGAAGAATTTATGCAAGCTCTTGATATCCCATACCAAGTGATTCAAATTTGTACAGGGGATATGGGGGGGCCTGACTTTAGACAAATAGATATTGAAAGCTGGATTCCAAGTCAAGATAGATATAGAGAAACTCACACATCAGACTATATGACAGATTATCAATCAAGAAGATTAAACACAAAAGTAAGAACAAAAGAAGGAACTGAATATGTACATATGAACGACGCAACAGCCTTTGCAATAGGTAGAACAATAATTGCAATTTTGGAAAACTACCAAAATGAAGACGGATCAGTAAATATTCCCAAAGTTCTTCAAAAGTGGGTGGGGAAGAAAAAGATAGGGATGGAATAA
- the lysS gene encoding lysine--tRNA ligase codes for MDEITGSTVKNVREERIEKLNKLNKLGIDPYPSKILLEGKHISINNSRDLMDKDVLVAGRIMSIRLHGGVTFADLKDSSGNIQLFFSKKILEDKYNLLKLVDSADFLAVTGKIIKTQAGEISVLVSDFQILTKAIRQLPSIWYGLKDTEERYRQRYVDLLLNDDLRDLFKKKSMFWNSMRKFLMNKEFLEVETPVLENTAGGADANPFVTHHEALDIDLFLRISMGELWQKRLMVAGFDKTFEIGRQFRNEGLSREHLQDYTQMEFYWGYANYEDSMALVEEMYKYVIKETFGKLKFEINGMVVDFDSDWKKIDYTKTILDKTGVDITSTTVKELKDKLKSLKIKIGDDLSRPRLIDLLWKSIRKEISGPVFLTGHPVEISPLAKRMTDKPEKVERYQVILAGSEMGNGYSELNDPIDQAERFEEQQKLRDEGDTEAQMNDWDFVRALEYGMPPVSGFGVSERLFSFLADKPIKETVLFPLLRPENS; via the coding sequence ATGGATGAAATAACAGGTAGTACCGTAAAAAATGTTCGCGAAGAACGAATAGAAAAACTTAACAAACTTAATAAACTTGGAATTGATCCATATCCTTCCAAAATTCTATTAGAAGGCAAGCACATATCTATTAATAACTCTCGTGACTTAATGGACAAAGACGTTTTGGTGGCTGGAAGAATAATGTCTATTAGATTACACGGTGGTGTTACGTTTGCAGACCTCAAAGATTCTTCTGGTAATATACAACTTTTTTTTTCAAAAAAGATATTAGAGGATAAATACAATCTTTTAAAATTAGTTGATTCTGCAGATTTTTTGGCAGTTACTGGAAAAATTATTAAGACCCAAGCTGGGGAGATCTCAGTTTTAGTTTCTGATTTTCAAATTTTAACAAAAGCTATCAGGCAACTACCTAGTATTTGGTATGGTTTAAAAGACACAGAAGAAAGATATCGCCAAAGATACGTAGATTTATTACTAAATGACGATTTGAGAGACCTCTTTAAGAAAAAATCTATGTTTTGGAATAGTATGAGAAAGTTTTTAATGAATAAAGAATTTCTAGAAGTTGAGACACCTGTTTTAGAAAATACGGCTGGCGGAGCAGATGCTAACCCCTTTGTTACACATCATGAAGCTTTGGATATTGATTTATTTTTAAGAATTTCAATGGGTGAGTTGTGGCAAAAAAGACTAATGGTTGCAGGGTTTGATAAGACTTTTGAAATTGGTAGACAATTTAGAAATGAAGGTTTAAGTCGTGAGCATCTCCAAGACTATACACAAATGGAATTTTACTGGGGTTATGCAAACTATGAAGACTCAATGGCATTAGTTGAAGAAATGTATAAGTATGTAATCAAAGAAACATTTGGAAAGTTGAAGTTTGAGATCAATGGCATGGTCGTTGACTTCGATTCAGACTGGAAAAAAATAGATTACACTAAAACCATTTTAGATAAAACTGGGGTTGATATAACATCAACGACGGTCAAGGAATTGAAAGATAAACTAAAATCTTTAAAAATAAAAATAGGAGATGACTTATCAAGGCCACGTTTAATAGACCTACTGTGGAAGAGTATAAGAAAAGAAATTAGTGGACCCGTGTTTTTAACAGGTCACCCTGTTGAAATTTCACCCCTTGCCAAAAGGATGACAGACAAACCTGAAAAAGTAGAAAGATATCAAGTAATCTTAGCAGGTAGCGAAATGGGTAATGGATATTCGGAGTTAAATGATCCTATTGATCAAGCAGAAAGATTTGAAGAACAACAGAAACTTCGTGACGAGGGTGACACCGAAGCACAAATGAATGACTGGGATTTTGTAAGAGCCTTAGAGTATGGTATGCCTCCGGTATCAGGTTTTGGAGTATCTGAAAGGCTATTCTCATTTTTAGCAGACAAACCAATTAAGGAAACAGTTTTGTTTCCATTATTAAGACCGGAAAACTCTTAA
- the greA gene encoding transcription elongation factor GreA — protein MANKIQLTTKGLEALKKELGLLVDKKRPALVKRLSNARSQGDLSENSDYQNSKEELEFLDGKIEELTQVIKNADVVSDAKNGSGAGVGSRVTVRVNGVKNTFEIVGEWEADIANKKISHTSPLGSSLAGRKAGEKFEVEAPVGKIVYEVVAID, from the coding sequence ATGGCAAATAAAATACAATTAACAACAAAAGGTTTAGAAGCTCTAAAAAAGGAGCTTGGACTTTTGGTGGACAAAAAGAGGCCTGCATTAGTTAAAAGACTATCAAATGCAAGGTCACAAGGTGATTTGTCTGAAAACAGTGACTATCAAAATTCAAAAGAAGAATTAGAGTTTTTAGATGGGAAAATTGAAGAACTAACTCAAGTTATTAAAAACGCTGATGTTGTGTCAGATGCTAAAAATGGATCTGGTGCAGGTGTGGGTTCAAGAGTTACAGTTCGTGTAAATGGTGTTAAAAATACTTTTGAAATAGTTGGAGAATGGGAAGCTGATATAGCAAACAAAAAAATTAGTCATACATCACCTCTTGGATCTTCGTTGGCTGGGAGAAAAGCAGGCGAAAAATTTGAAGTTGAAGCGCCAGTAGGTAAGATAGTCTACGAGGTTGTTGCAATTGATTAA
- a CDS encoding HD domain-containing protein, translating to MISREDAFSLVTSWTQNKNLIKHMLAVEASMGGLAKHFGEDENLWKLVGLIHDADYDKYPDKHPQVLIDELIKRKEDEKIVNAIRAHAWKYNGMDREPQSNMEWSIYCCDELTGLIVAVALIRPEKKLSTVTVENILSKWDKKDFAKGVERENIKLCEEKLGIKLPDFIGIVLTSMQSISQELGL from the coding sequence ATGATCAGTCGTGAAGACGCCTTTAGTTTAGTTACTTCTTGGACACAAAACAAAAACTTAATTAAACACATGTTGGCTGTTGAGGCTTCAATGGGTGGTTTGGCAAAACATTTCGGAGAAGACGAAAATCTTTGGAAATTAGTAGGTTTGATTCATGATGCTGACTATGATAAATATCCAGATAAACATCCTCAAGTTTTAATTGATGAGCTAATAAAGAGAAAAGAAGATGAAAAGATTGTAAATGCAATTCGTGCACATGCTTGGAAATATAATGGAATGGACAGAGAACCACAGAGTAATATGGAGTGGAGTATTTACTGTTGTGACGAATTAACTGGGTTAATTGTTGCGGTTGCCCTGATTAGACCAGAAAAAAAATTATCCACTGTGACAGTAGAGAACATACTTTCAAAATGGGACAAGAAAGATTTCGCAAAAGGTGTTGAAAGGGAAAACATAAAACTTTGTGAAGAAAAACTGGGAATTAAATTACCTGATTTTATAGGAATTGTGTTAACTTCAATGCAGAGCATTTCTCAAGAGTTAGGTTTATAG